The genomic DNA AGCAGTCTGAAGAGAAATCAAACATATGCTTCATTCTTTAGTAGGAGGAGATGACTAGAAAATGTAGAAGCATTGGAAAACCAGTAATTGCAGCAACAAATATGTTAGCAAGCATGATAAACCATCCAACCCCAACTCGAGCTGAAGTTTCTGATATAGCAATTACAGAAGGTGCAGATGCCATCATGCTGTCAGGCGAAACTGCACATGGAAAGTAAGTTACAACATTTATTTGTCTTATGTTTGATTCAACAACATATTTCTGAATTTGTATGGCAACAAAAGGATGTCCTGTGTAAATTAGATGATTGCATTTGGTTGAATGTCCTGGCCTGATCTTAGTCTGATAATCCGAGACAAACAAGTTCTTCGCGAAAATGCAATGTAAGTAGCTGCTGTGCTAATCATACTGTGTTCTAGATGTTTCAACATGTGTGGGGGGAATTGAATTATGTATGTTGTGATTTCTTTTTTAAATACCAGGTATTCAGATCTTACAACTGACTAATCCTGGAATAGACGGTCCAGCCCCACATTCCGTCCATCAGATAAATCCAGAAAGCGTTATGGCTCGTGACGCGGCGCCTTAGTTTCACTAATAGTACAATAGCTCCTGTGAAAGTATGAATGAACTATGCATTTAGTATTCAATTGGTTAGGAACTATTTATATTCATTCAGATGAAATAATTCGTTAAAGAAACTGGTTTGAACATGGTTGAGTAGAGCTGGACAAATTTTTATTGACAAAGTTACGCAAGAAATAATATCAAACAATACTAAAAAGCAATGATtctgaagaaagaaagaaaggaatAAAGCAAAGATTCTCTGGTTCTTCTTTATCAATAGATCGAAGCAACAAATTAAgaatctcctcttcctccttaatCATGGCGGCTAGCGACGCCTTCACCGCCGGCGTCGCCTTCGCCGCCTCGCTGCTGTCCATCCCCATCCTCGGAGTCGGCGTGTGGCTTGCCACCCAACCAGCCGACTCCTGCGCCCCGCTCCTCCAGTGGCCCCTCGTCGCCCTCGGcgtctccctcctcctctcctcgGCCGCGGCGGCCGCCGCCGCCCTCCGGCGCGCCACCTCCCTCCTCCTCTGCTGCCTGGTGGCCACGCTCGCGCTGCTCCTGGCACTCGCGGGCCTCGCGGCGTTCGTCTTCGCGGTGACGGCGGACGGCGCTCCTGCGCGGCCGGCGCCGGGACGCGCATTTGCGGAGTACCGGGTGGAGGACTCCTCCGGGTGGCTCCGGCGGCGGGTGGAGGGGCGGCGACGGTGGGGGCGAATCAAGGAGTGCTTGAGTGGGTCGACGTCAACGTGCGCGGACATGAACCGGACGTACAACTCGGCGCAGGAGTTCTTCGATTCCAGGATCACGCCATTGCAAGTGAGCGTGTTTCAATGTTGTACAGATCAGATCTCGTTTCATGCAGATGATGAGTCCGAATTCTTTtagatataataattttatttcaggtagataattaattaattacttaatttttcTACCGGCAGTCAGGCTGCTGCAAGCCCCCGACTCAGTGCGGGTACACGTTTGTGAGCCCGACGGTGTGGATCAACCCCACGTCCGCCTCATCGCACATCGATTGCTTTCTGTGGAGCAACGACCAGGCAGTGCTCTGCTACTCCTGCGCCGCCTGCAAAGCCGGCCTCATCGCCACCCTGAGGAAAGAGTGGAGGAGGGCGGACGTGGTGCTGGTGGTGTCGCTGTTGGCTCTGCTCGTCGCCTACGCCATGACTTGCTGCGCCTTCAGGAGGGCCAAGACGCAGGAGCTGCTGCAGAGGTACAAGCAAGGCTACTACACCTGATGACGAGACTAAATCTTGTGGTAGTGTGATGGTTAGGAGGTAATTGTGACTCTATTGGTGTTCTTAATTAATCTCTGTTTGGTTCTTGATCTTTTTAGCTTCTTTAGGTTTAATCTTGCCGATGTCTAGTGTAATTCTCTCTGAATTTATTTATAGAGACAATTGATGGTTTACCACAAAGAGATGATTATAATTGTCTgtacaaattaattattttaaaagataattaatagTTTGTTTCTAGATGTACAGATAAAGGAAACTACAAACGCCTTTAAAAAACagtgaaagattttttaaagattATTGAAAGTTATTTCCGAGATCATTAAGGTTAGAGTaactttgattttcctaatgcAATCACATGGAACCGTGATAGCAATGTATTTGGGATTTCATATTCTTCCCCTCTCCCATTTAATTTAATCAGATATTCGGATgaaatataaataggaatttaTCATACCTACCTCCATACCCACTCAAAAATACCCATACCTAATTATTTAATTGgattcaaaaatctcttcatattCTCTCCTCTATTCATGACAGATATTAGATCATCTAAGGATATAGAAATGACAACAAAACTGTGACTAATCATATTTAGGGTAGCAGCCACAGTACAATCAATCAGCATAGTCAAAAGAAATATGGGGTCCGAACGTAGAAACTACCCATGTTGACAAACAGCATTCAGCATTATGATATATTCTAAAAGCTACAGCAAGTCTTCAGCAAACCTCTAACAGTGAGCCTGAGTTCATATCAGCCTTCGGGCTaattcaatatccacaaaaacCACAATGAATAGCCTTAGGTTTCAATTCAGACTGAATGATAGAAATTCCATTGTCACTAGGAATTATAGTCACAGTTTCAGCTCACAGATTTAAATTCTCCGAGATACAAACTTGAGAAATTTAAATATCAGAGACTACATAATCATATTCATAAACTGTTGCCTAGTAAACATAATAACTGCTTACAGCAATACGTAAAAGTACATTTAAGCATCGGATGTTTGAATTGCTCACCAATACATCCACACATTTTTGCACAGTAGCTCATTCGTCGATCTGACATATAGACCATCCATTATGTAATTCTGGAATCTCAACGCCCTCTTTGGAAGTCGATACGGCTTCTTCCAGAGCCTCCAGCATAATCGTCCCTCATTGAAGACCCAGCACTCGCTTTCATAGATCCACCACCACCAATCTTATCAAGTGGTTTCTTGCCTCCCTTCACTTCTGTCAAGAAACGATCCAAACCGAAAGGATCATTTTCTTCCTGCCTATCAAACTCCACTGGCCTTTCTCTCTTACTACCAGAAACCCTCTCGGAAGCACCAGTGAATGCTTTGTCAGGCTTGAATCTCTCAGTTTTCAGGACCTTCTCTAGCTGCTCGTCTGCACCTCCATACATATCTGCATCGGCATCTTTTTTGGGTCTGAAGAGCGTAGAGAGTGTGGGCTGTGCAGTAAATAGACCCTTATCGTATATGTTATAGTGATCATCATTTGCAAACCCAGAGTCCATTCCTTTATCTTGATTAAAGAGCCTCTGGTCATACATGACCTCTCCAGTACGTCCAGCTCCGACATTAGCCATGCCAAGTGCAACCTTTTCGCTAATATCCCGATCCCTATCCCTAGTGATCTTACTCTTTTTCCCCATTGCAGCATCCCTGCTCTCCAGCCTTCTTTCTCTCTCCCTTTCGCGCTTCCGCTCTACTCGAATCTTATCACGCTGCAGCCGTTCTTCTCGTTCTTCCCTATTCTCCCTCCGTTGTTCTTGTGGTTCTCCAATTTCAGCATCATCCATCATAATCTTCTCTGTAGACGAAGGAACAGCAGCAGCTGGAGCAATTCCAGTTCTCTCAGAGCGTGCCTTTTGTGCCAATGCTCGAAGCTCCAGctcctttctttctttctccttcaACATCAGCTCCTTTTGAACCTTCGATCTCATTGCAACGGCCTCTCTTGCTTTCTGCTCAGCCACATACAATGCCTCAGAAAGCTTAGCAAAGTTATCATTGATTTGGACATCCTGAAGACCCCTGCCATCTGCAGCCAAACGTTTGTCCAATGGAATTGTATAACCTTTTGGGTTTTTCCAGTTCGAGATGCAAGGAGGAATCTTCCAATCCTGTTGATCCTTCACCGTGACAGGTCGTGGTGGGGAGTGCATCACTGGCACTGGAGGCGATCCTGATGCCTTTGGCACTCTCTTGTGCTTGAATTTTGGAGGCTCAAGTGGATCAACAGGCGTCTCAACCATCCGAATAATCCTCTCCTTTGCGCCAGAATTAAATGCTGCAGACTGCTGTGAAGGTTTATACTTGATGAACTTTGATTCGTTGGATTGAGTAGGTACATTCTTCGGCTGAGCCGCACTCAATCTCACATTAACAATCTTCTCCAGAGCTTCCTTAGTTCGCTGTGTGGTTTCCTCAATATCCTTTTCCTCATCATCCGCATCATTCTCATTCTCCAAACCAACCTTTGGAACAAGATCCTTGTGCTGAGAGTAAACAATCTTTGAGGAATTCTCATTCTGCTTCACAACAGCATCAAATGCAACCTTTCCCTGCGAATCAACTGTGAGGGCGAGGATTTTGGAGCCAGGCTTCTGATCCTTCCTTCCCATGCCAAGAGGGTACTGAGCTACATGGATCTCAGGAAAGGCACCTCCATCGCCAAAGTCCTCGGGCTTCCTTGGAACAAAACCCGAGCGTTTTCCATATGGTGGTACAGGATTTGGCTTGATAGATGCAGATAGGGTGGTATCCGCTGAGGTGCTGTACCGTTCCTTGAACCATGGATCATCTGAGTGGTCATAGAGAGAAGTGTTGTTCAATTTTGAAGGTGGAAGAAGGCCCTTGAGAGAAGACATGATGAAGATCAATCACAAAGTCTGCTGCAATACACCAAAGTAATACCTTTGATTAGGATCTAGGAATAATCCTAACAAATAACAATCACTGTAAAGACCATAAGAACAATCTTAACCACAAAGAAAACAAGAGTAACCCTAGATTATCAAAAACACGCCGAGTATCCAGATCGATCGATTCCGGCGGACGCCAACAAATTCTTAACGATCAAGGATGAAACAACAGCGCGAAGAgcgggaaaaaaaaaagaaaaggaagaaaatcgCACCACGGATTCGGGAGAAGATGGAGAGAGGAGAGGGCGCGGCGGCTTCCGACGCTGTGTGATCGAGAGGGAGGAGGAACCTGGATCGGCTTTGTCCAACAGGGGCGGCGGCGCATCTACGGAATTACCTTCCCTATTGACAAATAAAAGGTTTAGGTCGTCCAGCCCATCCCATCCATTAAATAATGGGCAGCTAGAGCGAAACGGATTCCGAAAAATTCGGCTCGGCCCACAAACAGGCACTTTCCACCAGATTTCTGAATATATAATAacataagtttttattttttttatttttatttatattaacaTTTAATAATCCCGTCCTAAAAGAACGAGTGACAATCCATGTAGATTGAAACGGTCTCTGAAATCCGGTTCGACGCACCTCCCATCCAATTTCTTtcctattaatatatataataacataagactttttatttttattttatttatttattattattattactgttTTAATAATTCGGATCAAAAAAATGAGTGACAATCTACATAATAGCTCAATGATCTATTCTTGGATACATCCTTTATTTAACTCGGCACATAAATCCGGTTCGACACATCTCCAACCTGACTTTTTTTCCTATTAATATATATATGATAacataagttttttattttattttattttattattaattattagtattattattatttataatcaGGCCCAAAAGAACGAGTGATAATCTACTTGATCGTCCAACCCATCCATTATTTATGTCGACAGCTAGATCGAAACGACCTCCGAAAAACTTGGCTCTACAAATAAACCCGCTTCGACGCACCTCCTATTCAGATTTCTTtcctattaatatatataataatataatttttatatttatttatttatttattattattattatttataatccGGTCCCAAGAAGGAATGACAATCCACTTAACAAATCAATGGTCAGTCATTCAACCCATCCATTATTTACGTCAACAGTTAGACCGAAACGACCCCAAAAAAACTAGACTCGACACGCAAACCCGATGCAACGCACCGTCCAACAAATTTCTTGAGAAAATTTACATATAGTCCTCATTGGCAAACACAATTTTATATACAATCTCTATTAAAATAAATCTTTGTTTCCACTTTTTAGTCAAATATACTTACCTAATTACtcctgatattttaagtataaagtctaaaaataaaaataatttctcttaaattcagtatattaaactataatttagtatattttctatcaaattgagcacattcttttttcacctcaattggatgaaaaatatactagattttctttaaatgatacgataaaaaaatatactaaattttttttaaatgatagttaattggatagaaaaatatattagatttttttttaaatattattgaatttaggaggaattatattaaaacaggaaaaaaaatcatgctcaatttAGTAGAagatatactcaattctagtgtAAAGTGATGACTTTAAGgaccttttgtacctaaaaaatttgagggACAATTAGGTAATAATATTTGCATGAgagagttgaagcaaataaaattttgcatgtagagagtggaaacaaagttttttatgaGTGGAGATTACATATAAAATTAAAGTTGTGATTGAAGATTTTTTTCTACTTTACTCATTTTTtcttattaatatatataataacataagttttattattatttatttatttattaattattattattattatcttcttcatcttcttggtggtaaaaggtgaatacgctcgcccctaaCGCCCCTGTCAACTCGTCCCAGGGtgaacacggaggaggtaaatcacggacggctactagcctttgaaatagtgactagtaTATAAGGGaaacatttacctcggctttgtcgagattcaaaccccaaacctcatgatgataacaccatttatcttcttcatcttcttgctCCTAGGAAAGAGTCACAATCGAGGTAATAATTCAATGGTTAGTTGTCCAACCCATCTATTATTTATGTCGATTGTTACAGCAATAAAGATGACCTTTAAAGATGAGTCAAAGCAGTTGATGTAGAAGTTAAATGGTCAAAATAATAGGATTCAGGTGGACTACAAGACCTCGGACTACGAACAAAGTAAGGTTAATTTGTTGAGCGGACCTTGAGTGGACCTTGAGTGTCAGTCAAATGTAAAAGGCCGATTAGATTGTCCGAACGATCATCCTCAGCTGCTACACTAGCAGCTGAGGTTAAGCTAAATGGCAAATACTATATTATTTGGTCTATTGCCCTAGCCGATCGGACCTCAAGTTTGATCGGACATGATATTCCTCTCCAACAATAATAAGGCCAAGTGAAGAACATGTCTATAGTTTCATTCAGTATGACTGAGCTGGCGTTGTCCTGACCGAGCAGTTTCAGGCCAACGTACAACGGGATCCACATACAAAGCTTAtcgtatttttttgaaaatttatatcgTCGACAACAGGGAAGTTCCTGCATATAAATTGTACTTCAAAAATTTCTAATATGTCATATTATATATTTACGtgcttatttaagaaaaatatatcaaagatattttttaacttatcttTTCATAGAATGTTTTGGAAAATATGCACATGATGCATGAATAAATACTACAATAATACTATAAAATGGGATCTCAATCCACGTAAAGAGATATGCGATTCTTCATAATTTACTAGGTATCCCTTCCTTATCATGACATTAACGCTGCTAATTTAATAGGACAACGAGAAGTCTTATTCTAATTAATACTGGAGTCATATTTTCAGCTAGCTGTAACAACAACATCACATCGTCCTTTGCAGGCCGCTTATTATTTGTTATGGTGTAAATTGCCGTCGCGTGGGGTTGTGAACTAGGTAGCTAGGAGCTAGCACCGGTAGGCAGTGGCGTTCGTCCCGCAGTAGTTGAGGAGGAGGTTGACGCCGGTGGTGGCGTTGAGGTCGGCCAGGCCGAGGACGTTGGCGTTGAAGGCGGTGCAGAGGCAGGCCTCGGCGTCGAAGGCGACGAGGCCCGTGAGCAGCGTGCAGCACGTCGACAGCGACGCCCTCGGCAGGTTGCCGATGGGGCCGCTGTATTCCTGATTTGAAATTTTTATTCACGTAAAATAATGTCttgaccatttgcactaatggctagtagtcaccgtgatttatcttctccgtgttgatctagggacggattgacggaGACGCTGGggacgagcgaatcaccttttgccacatgtaCTGGAGATCATTTTATTTTTCCCCATTTAGATTTTATGAGACCGGATAGTTAATGAGGCTGACTGAATATCAGCTCATTCATCTCTAGTGCCCAAAAGTTTACGTTGAAGGGTGCttttcatttaaaattaattaagagatGTATAAGTCGTGATGCATAAGAGGTTTGTTCATtgattaagaaaagaaatttgTTTATTGATTAGGTAAAGCATGCGCAATTTACAAAGAAAATGGTCGAAAGGTGTTGATAGTGTGGTCGACGTGTCCAACCTAGCCAGTCCGATTAAGGCCTTAATGTGACACAAATTGCGAGTCCATCATTTGGAGTTAGTGCCCCGTGTTAGTGCAACAGTGTCTTAAGTGATTAGGCTAATTACCGTGAATTTTGATATTTATGCAAAAGGTTTAAACTAGGCGTTACGGATGTATTTGACATGCCAGATGAGTTGTATAGGAATTTGAATATGGAGTATTGAGTATGGATGATAGCTTGGTGTGATCAAGGCAACATATCCAAGAGGGCTCGAAGGTTTGATAGGGCTAGGTTGCATCAAGCATAAGAGAGAGATTGCAAGATGAACAACAATTAGGTCGTGCTGTAAAGCTCGTGAAGCTTGACTTGGCGTGACCAAGTTACGTTGGTTCGTTAGATGTCTTTAGGTGTGTTAAAGATCAGAGATGGAATGAGACATTCGAAGGACCGTAAAACAGGATGCATTGATGCATTGATAATAGCTAAAAAAAAGTGAACTACATATATAGGTCAAACGGGAAAGATGACATATGTAGCAAACTAAGGACTTAATGCATTAATTAAGGGATGAGTAACCTAACGAAAGATGACTTAGTGGCGAAGTCAAGTTGCGAAAGGTAAAGTTAGCATTGAGTTGATAGTTTAGAGGCTTGTAACTAGAGAGAAGTTAGTTCTCaacttaacttaggcaaggattCAATCATTAGGATGATTATAAGTAATCTGCCAACGAAGATCGACTCAATTACTTAATTCTCTAAGCATTCACTTATAAAGTTTATTATTATAAAAGGTTTCTCGACTTCTAGAAGATATGTAAGAAATAAAAGATAGTAAATTTTCAAGAGTAACTTAATGAAAAGTCATGAGTCATGGAACATGCACGAAGGGCCCATAGTGTTAGCATTGGTATGTTTGCTTAGTAATTAAGCTTGCTAAGCCATTAGCAAGAATATAAATTAACGTGCAAAAACTATTTACACTTCCTCTAACTAATCAACCATCAGTTTCCTAACCCTAACATCCTATATTATCCATGCCAATGGCTATGGATATTCTTGAAGAAAAGGCTTAGCGTACTCTTGTCAAAGTGTTGGTCAATTAGTGCCTTTTACAAAGAGATTTGAGTAGCGTTAGGACACGTATGAGCTAAAGGGGGAGGTGGATAGCTTACTTCGCTTCTTCGAACTTGATTTGTAGTTGAAATTTGAGGCAAAAACTCCATAATGCTAATTTCTTCGATTTTATTTGGTATATCCATCTCCTTGAGGTGATTAATCGAAAGATCCGACTCTCTCATGGATTtattatgaaaacctccttcttagaGGTGGAAAAGCCTTATATAAACTCAAACACGAGAATATAACGAAAGAATACAACAAAACAATACAAAACAAGATcatgaatataaataaaatgAACACTTTGCTTGTTTGATCTTTCAGTTGGAAATATAGCAACACTTCTTCCTCAACCTCCCAATAACTGATAGCTTCAAATGTCAATGAAAACTCCTTTTCTAGAGGGTTTTAAATGCCTCTAAATCAATTGACCTTACCCCCAATCGATTACCACATCGGATCCGACTGTTTAAACCTGCAGAACGACTCTTTTTAAtgtgaccaatcgattggtgagtcagaccaatcgattggtgagtcataccaatcgattggtgagctCTTTGTTCTTACACAACACCtccaatcgattaccctaatcgattgatGAGGCCTAAATTGATTTCCCTAATCAATTCCATTgtcttctgtgctcctgcgaaaaattagccaatcgattgccttaatTGATTCACAACTCTGAATCAATTTGACTAATTGATTCAGAAGTCTACCGTGTTTCATGAAAAACCTAGCTAATCGATTAGGGATGTCGGAATATAAAAACCCAGCTAAACTGGTGGGCCGTAAACTAACCTCCTGCCCATTATACTAAAGTTGTCAACACCCTGTTCATACCCGGACAATCCACATAATAGTTCAATGGTTAGTCGTCCATCAATTATTTATGTCGGCGACCCAACCGAAATAGCCTATGAAAAATTCTGTTCGACACACAAATCCGGTTCGACGTGATGACAACAAAGTATTTCAATACAATGACTGTCTTACACCATTAGGAGAGAGTAAATCAGGAAACCGAAACTGACCATCATATGGAAGGGTAATTCCTTGGTCTTTACCAGAATTCAACTATTGCTCAATTCTATAAACTTGTCATGTGATAACCAACTCGACTGTACCCTAGGGTAGCTCAATGCCCTAATGGTTCAAAAGCAGGCGATGAATTTCTTACTCTTTTTGAGTTTTGAACTATCATTACATAGAACTCCAATATATATTTACTAATGTTGCAGTATAAAAGTGAAGTCATCACATTAGCGATTTTTCTAGATGATCCCACATACTTTGAAATGGAATAAATTACAGGGGTGTTTGGCCATTTTCCTAATACAACGATCCtttatttaagatatatttaCTATTGTAGTAAAGAAATGATTATGCTCATCCCATCCAGATGCTTTCATAGTCCACCCCCAGATTATGTAAAGAAAAGTAAATTACGAGATCAGCTTAATGCCAAGTGATTAAGAGTGGGAGAAGTTTTTTCTTCGAAAACATACACCTTTCATAAATTGATCCTTTATCATATTATAATTAATCTATCATTCTCAaaattatcaatttaatttattaaattcttcATTGGTATAGTACATGAAAGACTTTGACTGAGTCCCCttggggcggtgcgatggttaaggcatggggtgttgccacatgaggtcttgcggtcgaaactcggcgtgaccgaacataacctcccccatgtcttggccatttgcactaatggctagtagccacccgtgatttacttcctccgtgttggcttagggacgggttggcgggggcgctgggggcgagcgaatcgccttttgccacatgaaagACTTTGACTGTCTCCACAAGATCTTACAATGAGATAAGAGATTTTTAATGGATACATATTCCGAGGAAAAAACTTTACCATAACTATTTGACGATTAATTATATGCTCACctcataatttatttttctttgtataatctCGAGATGTGAAATTAGCGGAGAATCTTTGAAACAACAACGATTAATTACCATTGTTATAAAGCAAGCCCGTATTTTATCTTTGTTATCCTTTCTTAATAATGAGAGACTATTTAAGAATAAAAAATCGGAGTCGATCCCCCGAACTCGAATTACTCgtcctagaaaaaaaaaatagacatacTCCTCAATTGACTCCAAACTCCAATTGTAACTCAAGCTCAGATGTGTTTTACTCTTGTTCTTGATTCGACATGCTTATCAATTTACTTTTGAAAAATCCCTTCTATTAACAGAACCTCTGCTATAAATTTCAATCAAGATAATCAACAATCTAAAATTTACaactttgttattatttttttttctccttggATGCCGTGTTGTCTCTCTAGATAGTGTGGAGCATGGCATGCACATCCTCATTTCAACTacaattttttcattttttataatttaattaattatgaagaTAACTAATCTCGTCCATAGAAATTTTCAAGCCATTAAGATTAATTGAAAAGCACAGATGGGTCATAACGGATGACCCAATAATCCTatctgaaaatgaaaaagatgacACACTAGGTAAGTGACTCTGATGTTAACTGTGTGATGACTCTTAACTGGAAAAAATAACTCTAAGCAATCCTGCATGTCAAAGGAAATGCCAGTAACCTGGATAGGGAAGGGTCTTTGGCACAGACactctaacgctcaagtcagtaaccGATCAAACAGTAGGTAGTGAACAATAGATGCGTAGCATTTTAGTAACATAAGTGTATCTACGCTTGTAGGTGAAGACCTCCTTTTATAGCATTAATTTTCCCCTCTACACGATTCTTGATGCATTGCCAAAAAAGGATAGACTATAATGATGCTTTGACACCTTTTCCAAAATAGACCTATAATCTTTGTGTTTGATAGGGCGAAAACTTCTAGTGTACAACTTGCATAAGTGATATTCAATTGATTTTCTGATAGCTGTCACACAAAATGATAAGAAGGAATGTTGGGTCATTGGGTTGAGAGACTCTTAATATGCTGAGCTGGCAACCCGACTGAGCCCTTCTGTAGTCTACTCGGATGTCACTTGCAAGAGCGGCCAAATCAAATTTAAGGAATGATATCAGGGACTCAGTCTTCGCTTGGCCTCTCTACTTGTGC from Zingiber officinale cultivar Zhangliang chromosome 4A, Zo_v1.1, whole genome shotgun sequence includes the following:
- the LOC121973686 gene encoding protein TORNADO 2-like, with product MAASDAFTAGVAFAASLLSIPILGVGVWLATQPADSCAPLLQWPLVALGVSLLLSSAAAAAAALRRATSLLLCCLVATLALLLALAGLAAFVFAVTADGAPARPAPGRAFAEYRVEDSSGWLRRRVEGRRRWGRIKECLSGSTSTCADMNRTYNSAQEFFDSRITPLQSGCCKPPTQCGYTFVSPTVWINPTSASSHIDCFLWSNDQAVLCYSCAACKAGLIATLRKEWRRADVVLVVSLLALLVAYAMTCCAFRRAKTQELLQRYKQGYYT
- the LOC121971268 gene encoding SNW/SKI-interacting protein A-like, with product MSSLKGLLPPSKLNNTSLYDHSDDPWFKERYSTSADTTLSASIKPNPVPPYGKRSGFVPRKPEDFGDGGAFPEIHVAQYPLGMGRKDQKPGSKILALTVDSQGKVAFDAVVKQNENSSKIVYSQHKDLVPKVGLENENDADDEEKDIEETTQRTKEALEKIVNVRLSAAQPKNVPTQSNESKFIKYKPSQQSAAFNSGAKERIIRMVETPVDPLEPPKFKHKRVPKASGSPPVPVMHSPPRPVTVKDQQDWKIPPCISNWKNPKGYTIPLDKRLAADGRGLQDVQINDNFAKLSEALYVAEQKAREAVAMRSKVQKELMLKEKERKELELRALAQKARSERTGIAPAAAVPSSTEKIMMDDAEIGEPQEQRRENREEREERLQRDKIRVERKRERERERRLESRDAAMGKKSKITRDRDRDISEKVALGMANVGAGRTGEVMYDQRLFNQDKGMDSGFANDDHYNIYDKGLFTAQPTLSTLFRPKKDADADMYGGADEQLEKVLKTERFKPDKAFTGASERVSGSKRERPVEFDRQEENDPFGLDRFLTEVKGGKKPLDKIGGGGSMKASAGSSMRDDYAGGSGRSRIDFQRGR